In Polyodon spathula isolate WHYD16114869_AA chromosome 39, ASM1765450v1, whole genome shotgun sequence, one genomic interval encodes:
- the LOC121304629 gene encoding C->U-editing enzyme APOBEC-2-like yields the protein MADKQGNVKRKETTKKKEGSKAQEKAKPKESSKALEQAKAKESSKAQEKAKPKESSKPEENAKPEENSKGPEDSENPEDKVELMELPPFQVITGDRISSFFFKFQFRNVEYSSGRNKTFLCYSVDIQGGGDVETLRGYLEDEHITAPHAEEAFFTLLLPECNPELSYHVTWYVSSSPCTACAAKIAEVLRSRKGLRLTILVARLFMWEEPEIQEGLRQLRAAGCKLKIMKPADFVYIWDTYVEPEGQTFTPWVDAQENYEYYEEKLSEILQ from the exons ATGGCTGACAAACAGGGAAACGTCAAGAGAAAGGAGACCACCAAGAAAAAGGAGGGCTCAAAGGCACAGGAGAAGGCCAAACCAAAGGAGAGCTCAAAGGCACTGGAGCAGGCCAAAGCAAAGGAGAGTTCAAAGGCACAGGAGAAGGCCAAACCAAAGGAGAGCTCAAAGCCAGAGGAGAATGCCAAGCCAGAGGAGAACTCCAAGGGTCCTGAGGACTCGGAGAACCCTGAAGACAAGGTGGAATTAATGGAGCTGCCTCCCTTCCAAGTCATTACAGG ggATCGCATCTcgtccttttttttcaaattccagTTCAGAAACGTGGAGTACTCCTCCGGCCGCAATAAAACGTTCCTGTGCTACTCGGTGGATATCCAGGGTGGCGGAGACGTGGAGACCTTGCGGGGTTACCTGGAGGACGAGCACATCACTGCGCCGCACGCGGAGGAGGCCTTCTTCACCCTCCTCCTGCCTGAGTGCAACCCTGAGCTGAGCTACCATGTCACCTGGTACGTGTCCTCCAGCCCCTGCACGGCCTGCGCTGCCAAGATCGCGGAGGTGCTGCGCAGCCGCAAGGGCCTGCGGCTCACCATCCTGGTGGCGCGCCTCTTTATGTGGGAGGAGCCGGAGATCCAAGAAGGCCTGAGGCAGCTGAGAGCCGCCGGCTGCAAACTGAAGATCATGAAGCCAGCCGACTTCGTCTACATCTGGGATACCTACGTGGAGCCCGAGGGACAGACGTTCACTCCCTGGGTGGACGCACAGGAGAACTACGAGTACTACGAAGAAAAGCTCTCCGAGATACTGCAGTGA